In Deltaproteobacteria bacterium, a single window of DNA contains:
- a CDS encoding TolC family protein, whose translation MGVRFTSLITLGLLSALAVATVHAEDAQPAAVAPSLSDKSVESIRLLDDIPNYATALASQWRSADVSPRIGQFITDTSHYGRLRELTAPESLALSDCIALALANNTSLEISRLGPLGARAQVRRSYAIFDPSLFADASKDRSVRESGNILQGALNSETDNVNVDGGVRKTLTSGGQLTASWRNNRLVSNSSFLTLRPQYTTDFVLSLNQPLLRDFGLYFTTLQVRIARTTEQSAVKTYEASLANTIKSVEQAYWSLVQANENVSVQEQGLTLAKELQRQNEGKFNVGAAPRTAVLEAQAEVARREADLIKARTASSIARDSLRALLNAGRDGGASLAVVEPGDKPVVEPYSIDLDRSLASALERRPELAAAKLSLQGSGMQLKIAENQLLPRLNAVGLLGTNGLSGGAVPKTNTAGQIVINPYNGPYEDGLNRNFDGRYYEYSAGVTVEVPLSNIQARADYSQAHVGVEQARLSLQQLQESVTLEVKTAVTNLQSDLKSIEATRIARELAEENLRNQKARYDVGLATTKDLLDYLDRLTQAKFAETSALTTYNTDLAELRRVEGTLLEARHVELTAGEDEPTPFWAQF comes from the coding sequence ATGGGTGTGCGGTTCACGTCATTGATCACTCTGGGATTGCTGAGCGCGCTGGCGGTGGCGACCGTGCATGCGGAGGACGCCCAACCGGCGGCCGTGGCGCCGTCGTTGTCGGACAAATCGGTCGAGTCGATTCGCCTCCTCGACGACATTCCCAACTATGCCACCGCGCTGGCCAGCCAGTGGCGCAGCGCCGACGTGTCGCCGCGCATTGGACAGTTCATCACCGATACCAGCCACTACGGCCGCCTGCGTGAATTGACCGCCCCGGAGTCGCTGGCGCTCTCCGACTGCATCGCCCTGGCGCTGGCGAACAATACGAGTTTAGAAATCTCTCGCCTCGGCCCGCTCGGCGCGCGCGCGCAGGTGCGGCGCTCCTATGCGATCTTCGACCCCTCGCTGTTCGCCGATGCCAGCAAAGATCGTTCGGTGCGAGAGTCGGGCAACATATTGCAGGGTGCTTTGAATTCCGAGACCGACAACGTCAACGTTGACGGTGGCGTGCGCAAGACCCTAACCTCCGGCGGACAACTCACCGCCTCCTGGCGCAACAACCGGCTGGTGTCCAACTCCAGCTTTCTCACCTTGCGGCCGCAGTACACGACCGACTTCGTGTTGTCGCTCAATCAACCACTGCTGCGCGACTTCGGACTCTACTTCACCACCTTGCAAGTGCGCATCGCGCGCACTACCGAGCAGAGTGCGGTCAAAACGTACGAAGCGTCGTTGGCGAACACGATCAAGAGCGTCGAACAAGCCTATTGGTCGCTGGTACAAGCCAACGAGAACGTGTCCGTGCAGGAGCAAGGGCTCACGCTCGCCAAGGAGCTGCAGCGCCAGAACGAAGGCAAGTTCAACGTTGGGGCCGCGCCCCGCACGGCGGTTCTGGAGGCGCAAGCGGAAGTCGCGCGGCGCGAAGCCGATCTGATCAAAGCGCGCACCGCCAGCAGCATCGCGCGCGATTCGCTGCGGGCGCTGCTCAATGCCGGGCGTGACGGCGGTGCATCACTCGCCGTCGTCGAGCCGGGCGACAAACCGGTCGTCGAACCCTACAGCATCGACCTCGATCGCAGCTTGGCGAGCGCGCTCGAACGCCGCCCCGAGTTGGCCGCCGCCAAACTCAGCCTGCAGGGCAGCGGCATGCAACTCAAGATCGCCGAGAACCAGTTGTTACCACGCCTCAATGCCGTCGGCTTGCTCGGCACCAACGGCTTGAGCGGTGGCGCGGTGCCGAAGACAAACACAGCAGGACAGATTGTGATCAATCCGTACAACGGCCCGTACGAGGATGGCCTCAACCGCAATTTCGATGGTCGCTATTACGAGTACAGCGCGGGCGTGACCGTCGAAGTCCCGCTCAGCAACATTCAGGCGCGCGCTGACTATTCGCAGGCTCACGTCGGTGTCGAACAGGCACGGTTGAGTCTGCAGCAATTGCAAGAGAGCGTCACGTTGGAAGTGAAGACGGCGGTTACCAATCTGCAAAGCGACCTCAAGAGCATCGAGGCTACCCGGATCGCTCGCGAGTTGGCCGAAGAAAATCTGCGCAACCAGAAGGCGCGTTACGACGTCGGCCTCGCCACCACCAAGGATCTGCTCGACTACCTCGACCGGTTGACGCAAGCGAAGTTCGCCGAGACTAGCGCGCTCACGACCTACAACACCGACCTCGCCGAGTTGCGCCGCGTGGAAGGCACACTGCTCGAAGCCCGTCATGTCGAATTGACCGCGGGCGAGGACGAGCCGACACCGTTCTGGGCGCAGTTTTGA
- a CDS encoding efflux RND transporter permease subunit produces the protein MRLADICIRRPVFATMLIAFLVVLGLFSYRRLAVDLFPNIDFPIVTITTTLKGAGVEEMETGVTKPLEEAINTIEGIDELRSVTKEGLSQIIVIFLLERQREAAAQDVRDKVASILSQLPEGTDTPVVDKFDVESSPILSIAVSGNRDLREVTEIARKLVKEDIETLKGVGSVSLTGGLERAINITVDTGKLAAYNLSVQQVKAALRAQNLEIPGGRVDQGQKEMILRTMGRITSVADFQKLIVGNVQGRPITIADVARVTDSFVEPRTLARLDDRPAVSLLVRKQSGTNTVQIIDVVKQRLDELRKVLPQDIQLEVIRDHSRFIKRSIDEVQFHLILAAVLVSLTVMLFIANLRATLIAAIAIPTSIISTFTLMNYLGFTLNNLTMLGLVLSTGVVIDDAVVVLENIFRHMEERGEDAMSAAQSATREISLAVMATTLSLVVIFLPVAFMSGRVGRFFNSYGITVACSIMVSLLISFTLTPMLCSRFLKVKHTDGRSRDRGIYPAIERLYGAVLHWSLEHRWVIIALSIATVYSTGPLFRALGKDFLPQDDQSEFEVIVQTPDGYSLNRSEQAFKDLEQKLRALPGVTHLLSSIGDVSGRLKAGSGPVTQGSIYVRLVDLEQRALSQKAIMSQARQLLEQYPDLRTSVQNVNLFAGGGQRQTEIELDLTGPSLEKLEEYSNRLIAGMRVTKGIVDVDTTLSVRQPELRVEVSRQKASEFGIKVQDIAATLQTLVGGEPVTKYKEEQDQYDVWLRAELLDRSDPHALSDIMVATPRGELVKLANLATLSEERGPAQIDRANRQRKVTIVANLDGIPLNVATEQINAIIAGLDFPPMYRAEFSGRAKALGETGRNFFIAFLLSLIFMYMILAAQFESFLHPITILLALPLSIPFALVSLLIMGDTLNIYSVLGLFMLFGIVKKNGILQIDYTNTLRRDGWERDAAILAANQVRLRPILMTTVMLVAGMIPIALGRGPGSATRASMAKVIIGGQALCLLLSLLLTPVAYSLFDDLGQTRWLTTLGGWIRGAAARVPLLGAWANGRRPA, from the coding sequence ATGCGCCTCGCCGACATCTGCATTCGCCGCCCGGTCTTTGCCACCATGCTCATCGCATTCCTGGTGGTGCTGGGGCTATTTTCCTATCGCCGGCTTGCGGTCGATTTGTTTCCCAACATCGACTTCCCGATCGTCACCATCACCACGACCTTGAAGGGTGCGGGCGTGGAGGAAATGGAGACCGGCGTCACCAAGCCGCTCGAAGAAGCCATCAACACGATCGAGGGCATCGACGAGTTGCGCTCGGTGACCAAGGAGGGGCTGTCGCAAATCATCGTCATCTTCCTGCTCGAACGCCAACGCGAGGCGGCGGCGCAGGACGTGCGTGACAAGGTCGCCTCGATCCTCTCGCAGTTGCCCGAAGGCACCGACACGCCGGTGGTCGACAAGTTTGACGTCGAGTCGTCGCCGATTCTCAGCATCGCGGTGTCGGGTAACCGCGACTTGCGCGAGGTGACGGAGATCGCGCGCAAGCTGGTGAAGGAGGACATCGAGACGCTGAAAGGCGTCGGTTCGGTGAGCCTCACCGGCGGCCTCGAACGCGCCATCAACATCACCGTCGATACCGGCAAGTTGGCGGCCTACAACCTGTCGGTGCAGCAAGTGAAGGCGGCGCTGCGGGCGCAGAACCTGGAAATTCCCGGCGGCCGCGTCGACCAGGGGCAAAAGGAAATGATCCTGCGCACGATGGGCCGCATCACCAGCGTCGCCGATTTCCAGAAGTTGATTGTCGGCAACGTGCAGGGGCGGCCGATCACCATCGCCGATGTGGCGCGTGTGACCGACAGCTTCGTCGAACCTCGCACCCTGGCGCGGCTCGACGACCGGCCGGCGGTGTCGCTGCTGGTGCGCAAGCAGTCGGGTACCAACACCGTGCAGATCATCGACGTGGTCAAGCAGCGGCTCGACGAGTTGCGCAAGGTGTTGCCGCAGGACATCCAGTTGGAGGTCATCCGCGACCACTCGCGCTTCATCAAGCGATCGATCGATGAAGTGCAGTTCCACCTCATCCTCGCCGCGGTGTTGGTCAGCCTGACGGTGATGCTGTTCATCGCCAACCTGCGCGCGACGCTGATCGCCGCCATCGCGATTCCCACCTCGATCATCTCCACCTTCACGCTGATGAACTACCTCGGCTTCACGCTGAACAATCTGACGATGCTCGGGCTGGTGCTGTCGACCGGCGTGGTGATCGACGATGCTGTGGTCGTGCTGGAGAACATTTTCCGCCACATGGAAGAGCGCGGCGAAGACGCCATGAGCGCGGCGCAATCGGCGACGCGCGAAATCAGCCTGGCGGTGATGGCGACGACGCTGTCGCTGGTAGTGATCTTCCTGCCGGTAGCGTTCATGTCCGGCCGCGTCGGCCGCTTCTTCAACAGCTACGGCATCACCGTGGCCTGCTCGATCATGGTCTCACTCCTGATCTCGTTCACGCTGACGCCGATGCTGTGCTCGCGCTTTCTCAAGGTGAAGCACACCGATGGGCGCTCGCGCGACCGCGGCATCTATCCCGCGATCGAACGGTTGTACGGCGCGGTGCTGCACTGGTCACTCGAGCACCGCTGGGTGATCATCGCCTTGTCCATCGCCACGGTTTACAGCACCGGACCGTTGTTCCGCGCCTTGGGCAAGGACTTCCTGCCGCAAGACGACCAAAGCGAGTTCGAAGTCATCGTGCAGACCCCCGACGGCTACAGCTTGAACCGCAGCGAGCAAGCGTTCAAAGACCTCGAGCAGAAGCTGCGGGCGTTGCCGGGCGTGACACACTTGTTGAGCAGCATCGGCGATGTCAGCGGGCGGCTCAAAGCCGGCTCGGGGCCGGTGACGCAGGGCTCCATCTATGTCCGCCTCGTCGATCTCGAGCAGCGCGCGCTCTCGCAGAAGGCGATCATGAGCCAAGCCCGTCAATTGTTGGAGCAGTATCCGGATCTGCGCACCAGCGTGCAGAATGTGAATCTGTTCGCCGGCGGTGGCCAGCGGCAGACCGAGATCGAACTCGATCTGACCGGACCGAGCTTGGAAAAATTGGAAGAGTACTCCAACCGTCTCATCGCTGGCATGCGCGTCACCAAGGGCATCGTCGATGTCGATACCACGCTGTCGGTGCGCCAGCCCGAGTTGCGGGTCGAAGTGTCGCGGCAAAAGGCCTCTGAGTTCGGCATCAAAGTGCAAGACATCGCGGCCACGCTGCAGACGTTGGTCGGCGGTGAGCCGGTGACCAAATACAAAGAAGAGCAGGACCAGTACGATGTCTGGCTGCGCGCCGAGTTGCTCGATCGCTCCGATCCGCACGCGCTCAGCGACATCATGGTCGCCACACCGCGCGGCGAGCTGGTGAAGCTGGCCAACCTGGCGACGTTGAGCGAAGAGCGCGGCCCCGCGCAGATCGACCGAGCCAATCGCCAGCGCAAGGTGACGATCGTCGCCAACCTCGACGGCATTCCGCTGAACGTCGCCACCGAGCAGATCAACGCGATCATCGCCGGACTCGATTTTCCGCCGATGTATCGTGCCGAGTTCTCGGGCCGCGCCAAGGCGTTGGGCGAGACCGGCCGCAACTTCTTCATCGCGTTCCTGCTCAGTCTGATCTTCATGTACATGATTCTGGCGGCGCAGTTCGAAAGCTTCTTGCACCCGATCACGATTCTGCTGGCGCTGCCGCTGTCGATTCCGTTCGCGCTGGTGTCGCTGCTCATCATGGGCGACACGCTCAACATCTACAGCGTGCTCGGCCTGTTCATGCTGTTCGGCATCGTGAAAAAGAACGGCATCCTGCAGATCGACTACACCAACACCCTGCGGCGCGACGGCTGGGAGCGCGACGCCGCGATTCTCGCCGCCAACCAAGTGCGCCTACGGCCGATTCTGATGACGACCGTGATGCTGGTGGCCGGCATGATTCCGATCGCGCTCGGCCGCGGCCCCGGCTCGGCGACGCGCGCCTCGATGGCCAAGGTGATCATCGGCGGCCAGGCGCTGTGTCTGCTGTTGAGCTTGCTGCTGACGCCGGTAGCCTACTCGCTGTTCGATGATTTGGGTCAGACGCGCTGGCTGACGACGCTCGGCGGCTGGATTCGCGGCGCGGCGGCGCGCGTGCCGCTCCTTGGCGCCTGGGCCAACGGCCGCCGGCCGGCGTGA